From the genome of Pseudomonas migulae:
GCGCGGCGAGCGTCGGCAAGGTCGAGGTGGCCGGTCGTACCCTGGTGATCAAGCGCTATAACATCAAGGGGTTCGCCCACTGGCTCAAACGCTTCTGGCGCCCGAGCCGTGCCTGGCATTCCTGGCGCGAAGGCAATCGACTGGCATTCCTCGGTATCGCCACGCCGAAACCGTTGGCTGTGCTGGAGAAGCGTTTTCTCTGGTTGCGCAGTCGGGCTTATCTGGTGACCGAGCACTTGCCGGGGCCGGACATCATCGAACGGTTCGCGCCGTACGTTGACAGCGGCGCAGCGCCCGAAGCCGAGCTGGTGGCGCTGGATCACCTGTTTGCGGAGCTGATTCGCGAGCGGATCAGCCACGGCGACTTCAAGGGTCACAATCTGTTCTGGCAAGAGGATCGCTGGGCGCTGATCGATCTCGATGCGATGTGCCAGCATGGTTCGTCGGGCAGCTTTGCTCCTGCCTACGCAAGAGACCGCGCCAGGTTCATGCGTAACTGGCCTGAGAGCAGTGCGCTTTATCAGGTCATCGATCAGCGTTTGCCCAAAGACATCATCAGCGCTGCCTGAATCGCCTTCGCGAGCAAGCCCGCTCCCACATATGATCGCATTCCTATCCAGCAACTCGGTCTAATGTGGGAGCGGGCGTGCTCGCGAAGGGGTCAGAACAGCCACTCGAGATTAAGGGACAAGTTCTTATGAAATGTCCTACATGATCTCCAGACCCCATGAACTGGGCCCTGAATAGCCACGATGCTAGTTTGCCTGACGTTCCTCGGAGGGCAGATCTTGACTATAAAAACGGCTGTCATGTTCGTCGCATGCTCATTGGCACTGTCCGGTTGCGGCACCGCTGTCACAGTCCTGCAAAATGACGAAGACGCGGCGCGCGGCCTGCGCAAGCAAAAGACCTACTGCCAGTCCATCCCGCGTATCTACAGCGGTCTGGCTTACGATTTCTGTGTGTTGAACGCCCCGCCGGACCCCACGGGCGTGCTCGTCCCGCTGGTCCTGCTGGACCTGGCGTTGTCCGGTGCGCTGGATACCGTTTCCCTGCCCTATACGATTTACCGACAGGGCGTGGATGGCAATATCAGGATCTACTG
Proteins encoded in this window:
- a CDS encoding YceK/YidQ family lipoprotein, coding for MTIKTAVMFVACSLALSGCGTAVTVLQNDEDAARGLRKQKTYCQSIPRIYSGLAYDFCVLNAPPDPTGVLVPLVLLDLALSGALDTVSLPYTIYRQGVDGNIRIYWRASRG